The sequence aaattataaatgtatcaatttacataTTCCTTCACAGTTAACTAGAAAAATATCGTGAGACATTTcattatttcaattaaatttctaaaatattataactaaactaattaaaaacctttatttgaatcatatttgaaaatcatcaaTGCATCAATtcatatatatgattttttttaaatgtcgaTTCAGTGATgtttatctaaataaaacataatagaaGGTTTAAGCATAATAGAAGGTTTAAGTTTATACACttataaaaatctaaaatttaaattaatacaattattaatacaattattaatttaacatttaattgatacaactacttgtcaaaaaataaattgatatgaaaaaaaaaacgaagatATGAGGTATTTTCAAGTTGGTTGCTGAAATTAACTACATACAACTTGATGAAACAAGGTATAAAAaattttcatccatatactcGAGTATCTTTGAACCTATTTTCTCCTATAGTTATTATTCATTATCTCCTAATTCGGACTCCAAATTTTTCAAGCTGTAAATTTAGTACTCATACAAAATagttgtataaaaaaaaaaaaagaaaaaaatgaacaaattgCAAAAATCACACTTAAAATATAGTGGTAGTTACAACCatacctttaaactttcaattttaaaaattgagctTTCAAACTtatatatttgttaaaattCCCTAAAACTTACATAAttgtataaattataataaccaTATAAATTTAGGAGTTCAATCTATTCATTTACAAGtccaatttctaaatttaagaCCTAATTTCAACACTTTTAGAAGTTTAAGAAcccaatttttacaattgaaaattttaattgttaaattacaATTACAATTACCACCATACTTCAAGGATGATTTTTgcaatttgctaaaaaaatcatttatatgCTGTCTAATTTAACACTATGGTAGAAAATAGACAGCTGAGACAAACATAAAGTGAATGAAAGGTTAATGAACCAAAACCAAGATCCCAAAAATTTCCAAGAAAAATCGAGGAAATAAGACCCGATTTTTTTTATACCCGTGAATGCAAGACCAGCTTACGCGTACCTTGAACTAAAAACGGACTTCCAACCAAAATACTAGTCGGGAAATAGAATTAAAACACGCAAAAAGTTGTATCAGAAAAATTGGTTCGAATGTGCAAACCAAGCAACCTAGTCAGGTAGTACATGAATCATAAAAACAAGTTATAAATCAACAAAAATGTAGacaccaaaactcatctcatccCCGTGAGGTACGAAGAAAAGCACCAAAACTGATATTGActaaagaattgaaaattacTCCAGATATAAATTGAACATAGATGTAATTCTAAAAGATCGCGAGTTCTCTTCAATAAGTCCTTAAATTAAGagcaaaaaattcaaatatctaGTTCTATATCCTCTGTGTTCTCCACAATTAACATAAAACTTAAATAGGTTCAAAACAGGATGAAGAGCGAATCACATGAGAAACACCTCAAAATCCGAGTTTAGTGCGGCGCCAGTGCCTTCGCTTAGCATTATACCTGAAGAAGACATCAAAATATGACGTTAAATTTAAAACGAAGAAGAACAAAATGATAATATGATTAGAGATGGAACCaaagagttaaaagaaaaagaccTGATGGTGTTGTCAGTCCTCAACCGAATCCAGTGAGGAATAGGCCTGTTCTGTCTCATCTTCTTGGCCAACTTCTTCTTGATTCTGAAGGTCTTGTGAGACGGCTGTAGacgtaaagaaaaaaaaaaaactcacattgTAAAAACACAATCTCACGAAATACAAAAATCACTCTAAAGAAAGAAACAGTTACCATCTTCAAAATTCAGGAATTGGCCAACGACAGCAAGTCAGAAACAAATTGCCTGATCCAGGAAGAATCAACATCAAGATATAAACCAAATGaacaaaataaaagagaatGAATAGTTCTGCATTGAAGCTCAGActgaaaaaaaggaaattcatattctacaaacattttattttcttttttcttttcttcgttTTGGTGTGTCCACAAGAGTCTCGATGGATTCACCACCACATCTAtggtattcaaatatttaaatgaacAAAGTTACAGTAAAATTCTGTAAACTGCATACCAAAATcatggggaaaaaaaaacttgaatgaTATTGAAACTTACTAATCAGGCAATAAACTCAGACTAGTACTTATATTACAAAACTAAGGATCAATACAGCTAAATTAAGGGCATGTTTGGACTAACTAGGGAAGAAAAAGTgcttttcaaaaaaatcatttttatttaaactcttttgatacgAACCgtttaaaattaactttgaaagtgtttcaaaaactattCTGAACGGTTACCAAacactataatttttttctaaaattacttATTTTCAGAATTAAATAATCCAAACACACCCAAGAGTTTATTCTACCAAATtaacatacacacacacaagaACCTACAGTAAGTATATACACCCAAAATCGGTAGTACTCCACTCCCTACACCGGAAAATTCCAGACTCTAAAACGCCTTAAAAAATGGAACTGTTGATCTAATAATTCAACAAATAGCGCAACAGTTCCAAAGTTCCCCAATTTTCAATCTCTAAACAATCAAAACCTGCGTTCTCGTTAGCCTAATAAATCCAAAATCATTCCACAAATTGACAATACAATGTATGACACACAGGTCTACAAAAACGAATCGAAATTGTAAGGCTAACAACCCGAGGAACTCTGTAACTGTAATCCTAAAGAACGAGTTCATAAATCAAGTTGATAGAGATTCAAGAAATTGAAGTTCTACCGAAAATGAAGCAGAGATAACCAACAGCAGAGAGGAGGAGAAGGAAGATTACCTGAGAGAGCAAGGTGAAGAAGTGGCCGTTCTCTGTTAGCTCAGGGAAGCAACAATGGATTAGGGTTTTAGGAGTATTCATCGGGTTTGGGCTTCGAATAAATGGGCCCAAtattcgtgtcaagtaaaaatTGGAGGcccattgaaaaaaaaaaaaaaagctcataACTATGTCCGCATACTTTTAAGAggtaataattaagtgtatagcaacatttttaaagaattacaaatatagcaaaatctatttGGTGATAAACtcttattaatgatagactccTATCAGTAATATAGTTTATCATCGATACACTCTGAGAATTGGatataaattttgctatatctgtAAATTATTTTGTATTGTGCTATATCTACTAATGTTTTCTATATTTGCAaccgtctttttttttttttattttttattttattgacataacaaaattttaagttcTATTTGAAAGAATgacaaagaaaataatattcaataaGATTTATAGTATTGAGTAGTGTTTTCACTTTTTATTAATCTAAAATGCCCTCAACAATGTATCTTTGCTCAAATTTCACATTTTCCTCAAATTTGAATTaactccttttttatttttaattccaCAATATCTTTTTTTGTACTTTATCTTATGACTAATGTCGGTTATTTTAAACTCACTCCAAAACGATTTGTATGTTGTAGTTGACCACATTCCATCTCGACAACATGATGTAAGTGTACAAAGATATCAACAACTACTTTGTTTAATCAATACACTATAATTTATCACAGttacattataattaatctGTTAGTCATATTTTTTAGGTGATTCTTATTCCCTTGCGAAGAAAGTCTAGGTATACTTTGTGTTTTCAAGTTTAGATTTTAACAAGTATCCCACCTATgttttcaaaactagaaaataaaacttttcctaattcgaaatttttttatttagtgatgtattttgaataaaaaaaatcttggattattatgattttttttgttctaattaaaatttttcttgttTAGATAAAATGTATTCTGAATACAACGACATTTGGTTTGTTATAATTGAaaaatctctatattttttttaggttttcttaattaatatttctttgtttatatAAATTGTATTTGAATACCAAAAATTTTAGTTGATCAtgatttaaacatatatatataNAATAAATTAGTAATCTGTGTCTTATGAGGTATATATCGATCATgtgttaataattaattaataatctcTAAAACTACTTTGCTTTTCAAATTTGGGATCatctttctatttttcaaaatgaaacgtTAAAATTTGTCATTCTTCTagtatggtttttttttttgttttttcgttttttttttgtaaaaaaaagtttattactatagttttgaaaattaacatATTACAAGCACATCCTCGACTTTGACAAGAACCTCCTCGATCTTCCCTTCGTGATGAGCCATTGAGCGACAAGCTAGATATAAAGTTAGCTTTGTTTGTTCGGCTTCACTAAGCCTAGTTGCTTGAAAACAATAAGGACATAGATTAATACCTTAATAACTCCATAAAAGAGCTATTTTATACCCTAATCTTCTTCGTTTAAGATGTTTTATATGTTCATATgttcatatttataaaaaatcaaGTATAAAGTATATTCTAAAGTATTTAGGGTGAATCAGGTCAAATGGGATCATGTAGATGCTTATTCAAGTAACTGGGCTTCAAGAATGTGAAATAACGAAAACATCCCTGTCCAAGAGCATTGTAATACTTCTCAACGTTGTAGATTAACGCTTGAAGACATAAATGTAGCGTCACAATAGTATTCCACAATGTCGTGACGCTCTCACAATGTCctagatatatattttatttcatttgagGTTATAGAGTGAAGAGCTTTATGTCGAGTTTAGTTCGATTTTGGCCAAAACCCATGAGTTTTACTTGGCATGAAAAAAATGTCATATGTCAATTTCAAGTTCATTCCTTTATCTATGGTAACTACAACAAATTCCTCTTTAGTTGTATCTCTTTCTtgtttaacttttaatttgagcAATTCAAAATGCTTTGAAATTATATCAATGTGGTACAATAAAAGCTTCTAAAGCTAACCAACATCCCATTTTGAGATTAGCATCTTGTAGTAACAAGTAACTCGAAAGAGCGAACACAAACAttgaaattcttttttatttttctagaaTGGAGCTACAATATACCAAAAGATTGTTGATGCAAAGGTGCAGAATGGAGGTAGAGGACGATAACCGACATGTCATCCGCTGCGATTCTCGGCCTCTTCCGCTTCCATGCTCGAGTAGCATACTCAACCAGTCGCCGAGCAGATTTTTCTCGATCTATAGTTGAATGTACGATCTGCACGGCTTCTTGATTCGAGACCGCGTCCCATATATGATAGAAATAGATGAAACATTTGATACTACTAGGACTATACTACCATAATATTGTGTATTTGTTCATTTAGCTTGATGAGAACAATCACTTGCTAAAGGAAGAGTGTCATTTTTTAGCTGAGAAAAACAAATGTGAAAAGGCTTACCCCATCAGTTGCTAGTACAACAAATAAGTCTTTGTTGGTTACACTTCTTTGTGTTACATCAGGCATGGAAATAAGTCCAAAATTCTTAATGCAAAAATCGCCAAATGATCTTGACATTGACAACCCCGGCGTTTCCTCATCCGACAACCAAATACGATGGGTCCCTGGTTCGTCTCGCAAGCAAAAAACCCTCCCATTGCATTGTGTTATTCTCTCAACTTCCTCTTAAACATAACAAATAACTAAAAATGTTGGAGCTTTAATTTGTATATactctccattttcaatcctcATTTTGTATACAAAGAGAGGAACGAACGAGGTAGATTCGGTTTGAAATCGACAGTGAACTGAATTAGTGATGGGATCGGGTTTCCATCATTAGAAGTCGTAGCCAACACGGCCCGAGAGTCGCCAAGGTTTGCAATGACTAGTATATCACCCTAAATAATCACAAGTTCGTATAATAAGTCACAAAACTTgataaagaaaatgaacacTAACTAGGAATCATATAGAAGGGACGAAACACAACAAATATAACATTACTTGTCGAACGATGGAAAGGGCCGTTGTTCCGCTATGAAACGTGTCAATTTTACGGTGTCGCTCGAGTTCTTGATCAACCATAGCACAGGCTTCTATGTAAGAATGCTCCCACAAATTGAATTGTAGATGTGTTTTACTTGAGTTGAGTTCCAAATGTGGGCAAAGAGAAGTTTGAACTACTGCTTCTTGCCAATTGCAAAGCAGAGCAGTTGGCATTAACTCTCTAACCTTTTTTGCAACAAAATGGCCCCATGGTCCATGCCCATCAAAAACCCCACAAAATATCATATCCTTTTGATATCCAAATTCCTATCATCAAAAACAGTTTTCTACATTTCAAAACTCAAACAAagaaccaaaaaacaaaaacatcatTTTTCCTATCacttttcttaattcaaaatatgaATAGttctctttgaatttttcattcGACAAGCACAAGAAAGCAACGGTTGGAAGGCTTTGAATTTGTTATTTGCACTTTGAATGATCAAGCATGGATCTTGTtgagttatattgtatttatgttatttACTATTTTGGCCCTAAAGTTTAGAGGAGTAGTACGCTATATTTAAACTCTCCGACTTTAGATGTGCCTCTATAATTTGAAATCTAATAtcttctctctaataataaaatCGCCCTCTCCTTATATCCGTGAACGTAGCAAATATACTATCGATTTCTTTACTCTATACATTTTCTCACCTTCTTTGATTATCGATTTCATAACAACAACTATATTCAACATCTTTCGTACTTTCTTAATTTAAAACTCTTATTTCAAGCAACAATCATGAAGAAAAAGTTCTTGTAAGCTATATTTGCATACCTCCCACACAATGCAACAGTCCTGATTGACTCCTTTCTCAACTCTCTTTGAAAAACTCGAGACAAAGTTGCTCGAACCATCGATATTTATACTCACAGAACCATGGATGATCaaatccttcttctttgttgacTTTGCCATTGCTTCTGCAACTTCTCTTCTACTTACATTAGAAGCATTTTCAGAGTTTCTCCGTTTCTTAGGAGTTAGTGACTTTGTTAATTCATTGACCTTCAAGAACAAGTTCTTTATTGCCTTTTCGATGTACAATCGGTTTCATGTATTCGTCGTTCTCGCCTGAGTCCTAGTTAATGAAAACTTTGATCTTATAgtgttaaataaaatatttcaatgATATAAGTGGAAATAAACAAATATTGCTAAAAGGATGTATTCTTTTCATCATCTCATTGATTACTTTGTTTGGTTTCTATTTGTTTCTTCTCACTCTCTCTTtacaaacattttgtacacaacCAAAAAGAATGTTATTTGAGAGTAAAATACATAATCTGACTAAAAAGGTTTACGgactcaaattttaaatttagaaccAAATGCATAGACAATGAATCTAATATACCAAATATGGAATATTCTTTCTATGTAGAATGGTATAATATTGTCCATTTTACACCTAATTTTACTTTTGAATTATTTCTAAAGTAAAAATGTCTCATTTACTAATAAATGAATATGAAGAGATACAATGTCCTTACTTTCAAATCGAGGATCATTCTTATTTCTAACTAAGGCGAGACGAGACTAAGTTTGTATCTCGACAAACATGGATGAATGACGATTACATCGAGTTTTCATTATTAGTACTATCTTTTAATAGTAGAAAGtttgaaatgaaaaataatattataagttGTTGGTTACCCCAAACAAAAGGGTAGGTTACAAAGAATCTTCTAATGTATTTTCCATCAATCCGCTGATCAGTGTAATCCACCGATTAAATCTTATTAAAGTTCATAGACTTGTTTAGTCACtgaaaaaatgagagaaaaagttGGATTTGTTTATAAAACAATGTTTCTACAAAATCTTGATGGCCTCATGTAAAAGATCATCGgatgcaaaataaaattaagggataaaaaaatatatctatcaATCTCGTAGTTTTATTGAAGCAATGATTTAGACTATAAGGGAGTATTTAGGTCTCCAACTTGAAGTTGGTGGATTGGGCTATTATAGTCCATTCCATGTTCGCCGCTCTCATTATAATTGTTAGTGCTTCCAACAATTATAACCTACCATTAATTAaagtattaatatttcaaatctcTTTTTGTTACTGTGTTCACTGTTTACAATTTCCTACTCATcctcttttttttattgttacagtgtttactattttctatatagactaaaataatttacatccGTCCTAAACACAGATTATTATAGTCCAAATTAAAATAGTCTGCATCCCAAACACGGACTTTTATAACTTACAGGTtattaacccacaaactatAGTAACCATtgactataataactaactcagCGTCTCAAACGTGCCCTCTAAATGTTATTCCTGAGCAAGAACATTTGCTACTCTGAATATTATATCAATAAGAGAACCTGAGGTGGAAGATTTGCTACTTAAAGTATTAGCATTAGAAAAATCAACCCAAAAAAAATCTCTTATGTAATAAATATCCAGCCGCCTGTCAACCCTTTGGGACTGTCTTATTCAATATTAGTTCAACTACTCATTTACCCACAAATGTAATAAAGGTATTGGGTTTGATAATAATGATATCCCCATCGAACTAAAGCTAGCTGTCACCCAACTAGAAGTAAGAGATATAATGATTGCACAAATTTACGTTCTTGTCCTTTTAATTGAAGTAATGATTTATCttccatttgataactatttcgttttttattttttatttttgaaacttaagcttataaaaactattttcatcttcaaatttcttcatttgttatctatcttttactaatgattttaaaaactaaaaaaatagcttttaaaaatttagatttcaaccattgtacttagaaaaatacaaataattgtaaaaaaaaaaaaatagacttaattttcaaaaacaagaaacaaaatacTAAATATTAAGAATGTAAAATCGaagattaaattgaatttataaacaaaaatgGTTCTAATCATTTCAAAACTGTCCTAAAAACTTCACATACTAAAATGTCACAAATTTAAAACCGAAAATTATTAGGACTAAATATATCATCACTTTAATGAGATTACCTGATCAAAtgtggttttttaaaccattattcTAAGCATTTggaaagagaaaacaaaaaaggcaaaaataaataaatgacgctagtaaaaagaaaaccaaaaacagcaaacagaaaaagagaaaaaaaaaaaaaaaaagcagtaATGTGACATAGTAAGAACCTTGATTTTCCAGGAAAATGGAAGCTAAAGCACCGGAATCTGAAGCATTGATCGGAAATATGAAACTTCGGTAAAACTCCGGCGACCCACGACAGCGGAGAGAGAAACAATCGGCTGAAACGGATCGAATTCCATGTcgattctttttaattttctcgaGAAACAAACagaaagaaaaccaaaaatcGAACTAAGAGGGGTCTCCAGATTTGGtgtatttgaaaatgattttttcccCTTAAAAAAGTTGAGTTCGATCGATAATGTGCAACATATGGGAGAGTTTCTTGAGCATTAAATAAACAGAGATTAGAGAAATTGTTTAGTTTACGCAAAGGATATGAATCATATGAATAATATGATATTGTATTACCTCGTTTTTCATGGAGGAGGTCAAAACTGACCACCCAATAATtgaaacttttttcttttcatattttggTGGATTTAAAATCGGataattatctaaaataataaaactgttCAAAATATCTTcaagtataacaaaatgtcaccatTTATTGGCGATAGATTACAATAAACATCTATTTATGAGCAATAGACCACAATAGATATCTATGGTAgttagtgacattttgttatatttagttTATACTCTATTTAAAAATGATCTTTTAAAATCTTTGCCAATTTATTTGGgtgttttttcttattttaaatgtttcTATTTTAGCCTCATGATTCTTGTGTGTGAgagttttttattaataattttttaaaaatttattataattatataatagatCGGAAACTTATTAGGGAATAATTGAACTTTGATCCTcacatttttaaaacataataaaattgtaaaatattgaaaaaaaaagccTTACACACATGATAATGTGAGAATGgaatcttttttaaataatgttattttaataattattaacaaaaatagggttgggctgaaagtattgacaaaaatagggtaatGGAATTGTGGACCCGATACACAATTACACCTAAATCATGAACGAGGTCCACGACTTTCTTAGCACCATGTGAATCTGCCATACCTGGTAGTGACCTGGCATACGTGTATTTCCACATGTACAAATATGTAGCGTTGACTAGGTAATCGTGGATAAGGTCCACGGCTACCCTAAATCGTGTATGGGGTACGCGACTTAGTGGTCCTAAAAGCAGTCTCACGACATTCTCCCTCCACTTTCTTTCCCATCTCAAACTTCCTCCCTTTCTGCCTCTTTCTCAGAATTGTTGTCTGCCGCCATCTGCCATTCGCCGCGTCCACCATTGTCGTTGTTCTTTCTACCGTCACTGATCATAGgtaaagttttgtttttttttcctcaatatATGTGATTCTACTCCATAGatctactatttttttttttttaaatatatgcataaaaaactatagttttgatctattttggttgaaaatttGTGATTGTGCTCCATAGCTATAGTATTgtatatgatttgaattgttttatttatttattattttgtagttTAATATTATAAGTTAGACTGAACATTTGGGTTATagttggtttttttattttaaaataaaatatttggactggtcataaaataatatttggtcTGTTTGGAGTTTTGATCTATTTTGACTGTTTGGACTTTTTTATGTAATCAATTTTGTTacataatttatatttgttatGTAATGGATTTTGTTATGTAACGGACTTTGTTATGGAATTGACTACATTTATATGTGTTTATACTCTTTTAGTGTTTGTGAATAATTGATCCTAGTCCTTCTAATCCTATGGaactatatcaacaaaatattcATCTTTACCATCGATATGGAATTGTTCTTCTATTGTAAtttttgttgggattgttgtcctaattctcccaaaatctcgttgtttgtaatatatacacattattatgaataaaataagagttattttatctggcatttactcacatccaataaacaaaccttcatggttatcgtatgtaaacttaagcatgtatacgAGATatgcaagtggatcatgtcttaagtgataatctaaataggtttgtagtataagaattaaagtgagatacctgatcctggtgacactatggatacgacctgttttgtagaggtttgcaagtgttgtgaactactatagatgatagatcctgaccattcatgtagagacatgtgagcgggggtgtcctatacaaagagtttgtataagatcggaccacaagatgattcgtctctgtatataatgtcgttgatactggagacttacatttcacctaaacgaccataggtgacatgacctcaatcctgagtagtttgggaactcctacctttgagagcagttctttgattagtatgagtgagagtgaccagattgccaactcagcatacctacctttttggaaacttgtctgatttgggagctgggaactcagttacacaagatagaattcactcattcc comes from Benincasa hispida cultivar B227 chromosome 2, ASM972705v1, whole genome shotgun sequence and encodes:
- the LOC120071528 gene encoding 60S ribosomal protein L39 translates to MPSHKTFRIKKKLAKKMRQNRPIPHWIRLRTDNTIRYNAKRRHWRRTKLGF
- the LOC120072181 gene encoding probable protein phosphatase 2C 34 encodes the protein MVVPKAINELIPQKTVIGWWICMDYHKLNAATKKNHFPLLFIDQMLDRLAENDFYYFLDEYASYNQIMIASEDQEKTTFTCSYGTFAFWHMPFGLCNAPSTFQRGNRLYIEKAIKNLFLKVNELTKSLTPKKRRNSENASNVSRREVAEAMAKSTKKKDLIIHGSVSINIDGSSNFVSSFSKRVEKGVNQDCCIVWEEFGYQKDMIFCGVFDGHGPWGHFVAKKVRELMPTALLCNWQEAVVQTSLCPHLELNSSKTHLQFNLWEHSYIEACAMVDQELERHRKIDTFHSGTTALSIVRQGDILVIANLGDSRAVLATTSNDGNPIPSLIQFTVDFKPNLPQEVERITQCNGRVFCLRDEPGTHRIWLSDEETPGLSMSRSFGDFCIKNFGLISMPDVTQRSVTNKDLFVVLATDGIWDAVSNQEAVQIVHSTIDREKSARRLVEYATRAWKRKRPRIAADDMSVIVLYLHSAPLHQQSFGIL